A genomic stretch from Gorilla gorilla gorilla isolate KB3781 chromosome 20, NHGRI_mGorGor1-v2.1_pri, whole genome shotgun sequence includes:
- the MBD3L1 gene encoding methyl-CpG-binding domain protein 3-like 1, whose protein sequence is MAKSSQRKQRDCVNQCKSKPGLSTSIPLRMSSYTFKRPVTRITPHPGNEVRYHQWEESLEKPQQVCWQRRLQGLQAYSSAGELLSTLDLANTLQKLVPSYTGGSLLEDLASGLEHSCPMPHLACSSDAVEIIPGEGVGISQLLCKQFLVTEEDIRKQEGKVKTVRERLAIALIADGLANEAEKVRDQEGCPEKR, encoded by the coding sequence ATGGCCAAGAGTTCACAGAGGAAGCAACGTGACTGTGTAAACCAATGCAAATCAAAGCCTGGCTTGAGCACCTCAATCCCTCTGAGAATGTCCAGTTACACATTCAAGAGGCCAGTAACGAGAATTACACCCCATCCTGGCAATGAGGTCAGATATCATCAATGGGAGGAGAGCTTGGAGAAGCCTCAGCAGGTCTGCTGGCAGAGGAGACTGCAGGGACTCCAGGCTTACAGCAGTGCAGGAGAACTTTTAAGCACTTTGGATCTTGCCAACACCTTGCAAAAACTTGTCCCTAGTTACACAGGTGGATCTCTGCTGGAGGATCTTGCCAGTGGTCTGGAGCACTCCTGCCCCATGCCCCACCTTGCCTGCTCTTCAGATGCAGTGGAGATAATTCCTGGAGAGGGAGTGGGTATCTCGCAGCTCCTCTGCAAACAATTTCTGGTCACTGAGGAAGATATCAGGAAACAGGAAGGGAAAGTGAAGACAGTCAGAGAGAGACTCGCAATAGCACTGATTGCGGATGGACTCGCTAATGAGGCAGAGAAAGTGAGAGACCAAGAAGGCTGTCCTGAAAAACgctaa